The Pseudanabaena sp. ABRG5-3 genome includes the window TTCCAAATAGATATTGCTAAATATTTTGGGATAAGATGCTTTTTGCACCCTATTCTAAATATACGTTAAGCACCTTGGGAATTACTATCAATCTTTAGCATGAAAGATGTTATAGCAATTTAAGTTGATTCGCTCGCGTAGCGAGCGAATCAACTATTTGGGCTTGGCATTAACTTTTGTTTGACTTCTTCAGGATTTCTAAATCCCACAGCGATCGCGACACCGTCTTTTGCAAATAGAGGTCGCTTGAGAAGCATGGCATCCTTGGCATAGGCTTCAATCCATTGGATATGTGACCATGTTTCCTTTTCATTACCAAGCGCTCGGTAAGATTGTCCTGAAGTATTTCGCATTGTCCTTTCCCCTAAGACATTTACCCATTCAGCGATCATGGTTCTAGATGGCGGAAAATCTTTGGTATTGATAAATTCATAGGCAAAACCTTGATTATCTAACCAAGCGATCGCCTTTTTGCAAGTCCCACAACTGGGAATGCCATAGACTTGAATAGACATGAATTTTTTCAGCTATATAACTTATTGTTTTTCTCTAACTCAGGATAATTAAAACTCAGATCTAAAACCTGCGGCACAGGGGGCGAAAATTTTAGGGTTTTATATTTAATTAAGTCTACCTACTTATAGTAATCCTAAATCATTTATGAAATTGTGATGATCTGTGGGAAATGTATCTTATAGAATAGCTTTCCTGCAAATTGTTTAGGATTTTTGTTTGCCAATGCTAATTTAGCGTCAGTTCGACAAAAGTGGCAAATGGCTATATCGAACTTACATTAATTTCAAGGTGGTGATGCTTTGCACGGTTCCCCTAAATTAACCTTGAATTGTTGTAAAGTCTGACTCGTCTCCAAAATCTCGAAGATTTGATACAGAATAACTAGGTATGGCGATCGTATTTCTATGACTGTGTAAAATTTCCTGTGCTTCAGGTGAATTGATATGGACTAAAGCTCTCTCTACAGCCTTGCGTACTGAACGATCTGGATCTTTTAGAGATTGCGAAAGATAAAATACGGCATCATGAGTTGCGATTTCCCCCAAGGCGGCGGCGGCATCACAGCGTACATAAGCATATTCATCCTCTTTTAGGACTTTAGCCAGTAATGGTACAACTTCTTCCATCCCAATCTGCCCCAATGTGCGGGCGGCAACACTACGGGTATGACTAGAAGGATTTTTTAGCATTTGGGCAACAGGGGCGATCGCAGGAATGCCAATATTTTTTAGAGCTTGGACAGCTTGAGACTGCACACTAATATCATTCTCGGTTAATAAGCTGGCAAGGGGATGTGCCGATAAGGGAGATTTAATCTGTCCTAAGGCCCAAGCTGCTTCAAAACGGACGGATTTACTGCCATGTTTGAGAGATTCGATCAAACTGGTAACAGCTAGAGGCGAGCTAATTTGACCGAGGGAATGCGCCGCATGGACTTTGACAATATCATCACTGTACTTGAGGGCATCAACTAAAGGGGAGACCGCAGGCAAGCTAGCCCTTCCTAATGCTTTTGCCGCCGCCGCTTGGACTTGAATGGATGGGTGATGTAATAGGCTGATTAAAGCACTAATTGCTTCGGTGCTACCGATCCAACTCAGGGCTGAGGCAGCCTGCCAACTTATTTGGCGCTGGGGATTTTTAGTAGCCTCAATGAGAGGGGCAATCGCTAGAGGCGATCGCAAATATCCCAAGGCGATCGCCGCTTTTTTAGAAGTGGCAACCTCATCACTTTCTAAGCGATCGAGCAATGCAGGTACAACATTTTCTCGACAGCGAATGATTTTTTGTAAGGCAATAGAAAAATGGTCAGAACGAGCTGCCGCATCAAACTCAGCGAGGATTGCTGACTCTCCCCCTAGCTCAGGAGCAGACATGATATGGCGATCTTCTGGAAGGGCATACCCCGGAGATACAGGAATCCGATAGTCTTCAAGCTTTGGTGGTGTAACTCTTGAAGTGTTAGGGATTTTGGGTGTTTGGGGTGGCTGCGGTCCATTCATATCGGGTGTCCTATTAAGCAATTAGTACGTTGTCTAGTCCCGTTACCCATTACAACAAGCCCAAAGGTTAGCTGTATTAACATTACATTTTACGAGCAGAGCCTGCAACACTCATTATAGAAATTGCACTGGCTAAAATCTCCACAGTTGTAAAACTTTAGCAAATCTATAGTAGTTTCCTTGTTTGTAGATATTTATTTTTTCAGAAGGTCGCACCCTTGGGGCGCTCTTTGTACAAAGCCTTGGGGGATTGCTATAGGCAAAAAGAAAAAGTGATTTCAGAAAGGTTTTGGTATCAAACTTTATTGATAAGTAGCTAGGCGTAATTAAAAGACAGAACCAAAACCTGTGGCGCACACGCAGCGTGCGCTACAGGTTTTGGGGTTTTATATTTAATTATACTCAGCTACTTATATCGATAAAATTCAATGTGCAGTAGCTCTAATAGGTTTGTTTTTTCAAGTTCCCAGCAAATTACGTTCAAAGATTAAGGATAACTATTAATATAGCGATCGCCGTCATTCTGAAATTCGATCAATGGGATGAAAGTAAGATTGTCTATCTGCTTTAAAATTTCATGCAGTTTTTAGATTGATCTTGCCAACGGCAAATATTGCTACTAGCTCACCTATGAACCAACTTCTCAGCGCTTTTACTTTGTTTTTGAGTCTCCTTGTTGAAGCGATTCCATTTTTAATGATGGGAGTTTTGCTATCTGGAGCTTTGCTGATATTTGTAGATGAACGCAAACTGATTAAGATTCTACCCAAAAATCCATTTTTAGGTGCATTAGCAGGTAGCTTGCTTGGGTTTATGTTTCCTGTGTGTGAGTGTGGTAATGTGCCTGTGGCAAGGCGGTTAATCTCTCAAGGCGCACCAATATCCGTTGCAGTTAGTTTTTTGCTGGCGGCTCCGACGATTAATCCTGTAGTAATTTGGGCAACTTGGACAGCATTTCGCGATCAGCCTGAAATTGCAGTGTTAAGGGTTGTGCTTTCATTGGTGATCGCCATAATCGTGGCGATGGTATTTAGCTCTCAAAAAGATTTGCGAGCGATTTTACAACCTAATATCGCGATTGCCTTGCCTGCACCCAAAGTTAAAGCTGGTACTGTGCCTACGGGGACATTTTTCTTGGGTGAAGATCGTAGCCAGCCTTTAGATTTATCAGGCTATAACACTGAGAGTAATCAAATTATTACGAAATCTTTGCCTGATCGCTTAAATCTATTGTTAGACAATACCCTTGCAGAAATGCGCGAATTAGGTGCAATTTTGGTGTTCGGTAGTGCAATCGCTGCCATCATTCAGGTATGGGTTCCTCGCGATATTATTCTCAATTTGGGGCAAGGACCAGTTAGCTCGATTTTGTCCATGATGATTTTGGCAGCGATCGTTTCCATTTGCTCAACGGTGGATGCCTTTTTTGCCCTGTCCTTTGCGTCAACTTTTACAGGTGGGTCTTTGCTAGCCTTTTTGGTGTTTGGGCCGACGATCGATCTCAAAGCGATCGGTTTGATCTTAACGATTTTCCAGAAACGCGCCGTTATCTATATGTTTTTAATAACCGCCCAACTCACTTTTTTAAGCTGCCTGTTTATCAATTTCCAAATTCGTTAAACTACTGAAACCCAGAAAAATATTTGAAAGCATTGCAAAGCAATGCTTTCAAATATTTTTCTGGGTTTTAAGTCAGCGCAAAGCGCTGTATGCTGATCAAAAGCTATTTCCTCCGTTACTTAATTGAAAGGTTGCCCGTGTCTGTTAGTGAATCTGTGCTCGAATCTATCTCTATCGAATCTATTACCAATGAAGCTTTAAACAATATCGATCCCACAGATTTTTCGCTGTCCTTGCCCGATCCGAATGATGAAGGTTTAGCAGAGGGGCAGTTTCTCGCAGAAGTTGATCAAGCATGGCAGGTATGCGATCGCTTTGATTTGCAAACAGATATTTGGCGCGGCAGAATTTTGCGAACTGTGCGCGATCGCGAAAAGGCAAATGGTGAAGGTCGTGGCACTGGCTTTTTGAAATGGCTACAAGAGCGTGAAATCAGTAAATCTCAAGCCTATTCATGGATTCAACTAGCGAATAGTGCGGATACACTCATGGCTGATGGTCAGCTCGATGCCGATGATATTCGCCAGTTCAGTAAGCGCGCCTTTCTGGAAACCTCCCAAGCCTCCCCTGAAGTGCAGCAACTAATTGTCGATGCGGCTCGAAATGGAGAAAAGATTACCCGTCGTGAGGTGCGTCAACTCTCCGATGAATGGACTGCCATGAGTTCTGACCATCTGCCTGATGATTTAAAAGAGAAGGTTGCAGCCCATACGATTCCTACGCGCTATGTGGCTCCGTTGGTGCGCGAAATTGATAAATTGCCTGAAGCTTACCAAGTACCGATCAAACAGGCGATCGCGGATGGTTCTGATCTGGACAATATTAAACTTGTCACTGCTGATGCTCAACGGTTGACTAAATATTTATCAAATACCAGTCAAGTCCAAGCGATTACGCAGCGCTCTGTAAATATCGATCTTGCCCTCGAAGAAGCTCTTCGCATCGGATGTCTCAAGCTTGCATCGGATCTCGTTAGCCAAGCCTCACAACTCGAACAGGCGATCGCGAAACTCTATAGCACATGGAAACGAGTCTCAATGTCTGCCGATCAGCTATATGTAGAAGCAGGTGCAAGTACTCCCAATTTAATTGATTTACTTAATTCTCTTGATTCTCTTGCTAGTCCTAATGTTGCCGTACAAATTGGGAATGATCAATCAGGGCGAACGATTCGCTTACAAATTACGGAAGAGTCTTAAACAACACCAAACTCCGTCAGAAAGGCTTACATTAAACCCAAGTGGTGAGAATATGGAAGATCAGCAAAATTTCCTTTATGAATACACTAAGTTTTGTCTAGAGCAGGCTCAGCACGGAGTTGACACTTTGGGTACTAAGCTCTCTGGTGTCATGGAAATCAGTGCTTTGTTGCTGCTTGGTTTGCGGGTTACTTCCACCTTTCAGATCTACGTCAAACCAGAACAAGCCCATTTGTACTTCCTCTATTTGAGTCTCAAACTTTCCGCCTGTGTTGCCCTTGCGATCGCGATCGCCTTTGCAGTATTAGGACTCTATCCACGCAAAGTTTCAACTACGGGACTCTCGCCTGAAGTCCTTATGCAAAAAGGCGAAAGCTTACAAACAGCAATTACGACGACATGGATGCAGCAAATTAGTGACCTGCAAGCCTATAAAGAAGATCGCACCGTATTTTTGCGTAAGTCAATGGTTTCATTGGGAATTGGCATTGCGATCGCAACTTTTGCGACTACTGATGCTTTTTTCATGGCAGTATCAGGTAAGTAAGATCGCCTAAGTTGGATCGATAGCCTATGTTGACTGCTTTTTTAATATCGTTATTGACTAATCCCACAGGGTTACATAGCGCTGTAGAAACTAATTCAGTTAATACAGTTAACAAAATCGCTCAAGCCCCAAATCAACGCCAAATTATTTTGGATCGCCAAGAAATGCGTCCTCTCATGGGCAGTCTTGACGAAGTGCCGATGTTTAATAGCAATAGTCCCGAAATCGTGCAAACGGAAGGGATTTTGCTATCTGCATTTCCTCCTGAAGGGATGGCACATCCCAAGGCGCATTTAAACTTTCCCTTTCAAGGTCGCTTTGATGTGTTTACCCACCATATTTCCAAAGCACCACCACCAAAGGATTTAAGAACTTTATATATTGGCGCGATCGCCTACAACCCCACCGATAAACCTGTAACCATTGATCTGTTGCAAGGGGCAAGTTATCTCAGTCAGCCTGATGCGCCTTTTTATGACGCGCCAAACTATTCGCTCAATAATAATGGTGAAACCTATCGCGGCCCAGGCGATCGCGCCATGCTCGATATTTTGCGCGGTCGTCGTCAAGATATCTTTCCTGCTCAAATCGTGATTCCGCCGAAGCAAAGCCGCATGTTGATGAATGTGCCAATTCCCGTTAAGGAATTAGATCCACCCTTAAATGGGCGATCGG containing:
- a CDS encoding Spx/MgsR family RNA polymerase-binding regulatory protein, whose amino-acid sequence is MSIQVYGIPSCGTCKKAIAWLDNQGFAYEFINTKDFPPSRTMIAEWVNVLGERTMRNTSGQSYRALGNEKETWSHIQWIEAYAKDAMLLKRPLFAKDGVAIAVGFRNPEEVKQKLMPSPNS
- a CDS encoding HEAT repeat domain-containing protein; the protein is MNGPQPPQTPKIPNTSRVTPPKLEDYRIPVSPGYALPEDRHIMSAPELGGESAILAEFDAAARSDHFSIALQKIIRCRENVVPALLDRLESDEVATSKKAAIALGYLRSPLAIAPLIEATKNPQRQISWQAASALSWIGSTEAISALISLLHHPSIQVQAAAAKALGRASLPAVSPLVDALKYSDDIVKVHAAHSLGQISSPLAVTSLIESLKHGSKSVRFEAAWALGQIKSPLSAHPLASLLTENDISVQSQAVQALKNIGIPAIAPVAQMLKNPSSHTRSVAARTLGQIGMEEVVPLLAKVLKEDEYAYVRCDAAAALGEIATHDAVFYLSQSLKDPDRSVRKAVERALVHINSPEAQEILHSHRNTIAIPSYSVSNLRDFGDESDFTTIQG
- a CDS encoding permease, yielding MNQLLSAFTLFLSLLVEAIPFLMMGVLLSGALLIFVDERKLIKILPKNPFLGALAGSLLGFMFPVCECGNVPVARRLISQGAPISVAVSFLLAAPTINPVVIWATWTAFRDQPEIAVLRVVLSLVIAIIVAMVFSSQKDLRAILQPNIAIALPAPKVKAGTVPTGTFFLGEDRSQPLDLSGYNTESNQIITKSLPDRLNLLLDNTLAEMRELGAILVFGSAIAAIIQVWVPRDIILNLGQGPVSSILSMMILAAIVSICSTVDAFFALSFASTFTGGSLLAFLVFGPTIDLKAIGLILTIFQKRAVIYMFLITAQLTFLSCLFINFQIR